One window of the Takifugu rubripes chromosome 13, fTakRub1.2, whole genome shotgun sequence genome contains the following:
- the rufy2 gene encoding RUN and FYVE domain-containing protein 2 isoform X2, which translates to MYSPQSLHRWGITHSESMERLAYSQALRDPMTMERANLLNMAKLSIKGLIESALSFGRTLDSDYPPLQQFFVVMEHCLKHGLKVKKSFLGFNKSLWGPLELVEKLCPEAAEISASVRDLPGLKTPLGRARAWLRLALMQKRLADYLRLLITRKDLLSDFYENSALMLEEEGAVIVGLLVGLNVIDANLCVKGEDLDSQVGVIDFSLYLKNDIDDYRSEERNSQIASILDQKNYVEELNRQLNSTVHGLQGRVDSLEKSNSKLIEELAIAKNNIIKLQEENQHLRSENSLILLKTQQQFEVTQGDVLVERDTYKQSRQGLDEMYNEARRQLKEECQLRQDVENELVAQVSMKQEMELAMKLLEKDIHEKQDTLIGLRHQLDEVKAINVEMYQKMQASDDEMKKKNDMIGRLEEKTNQITATMKQLEQRLQEAERRRTSAEEGTRRFKLDFANKAESLQWQIENKEKQLQQLEVDLKIERQWRQTLQDDLDREKDTVAQLSTEAMQISALKKEFHRLQEENFQLKTICEDQEQALEELGSKLSESKMKIEDIKEANKALQGGQVWLKDKEASQCKLCEKEFSISRRKHHCRNCGEIFCNSCSDNELPLPASPKPVRVCDTCHALLLQRCSSNAT; encoded by the exons ATGTACTCACCCCAGAGTCTTCACCGCTGGGGCATCACTCACAGTGAGAGCATGGAGCGCTTAGCCTACAGCCAAG CCCTGCGAGACCCCATGACGATGGAGAGGGCCAACCTGCTTAACATGGCAAAGTTGAGTATCAAAGGGTTGATCGAGTCGGCTCTGAGCTTTGGACGAACTCTAGACTCAGACTACCCACCCCTCCAGCAGTTCTTTGTAGTTATGGAGCACTGCCTCAAACATGGCCTCAAAG TAAAGAAGTCTTTTCTGGGTTTTAATAAGTCTCTGTGGGGTCCTCTGGAACTGGTGGAGAAACTGTGTCCTGAAGCAGCGGAGATATCGGCGTCTGTCCGAGATCTGCCTGGACTCAA gaCTCCTTTAGGCAGAGCAAGAGCCTGGTTGCGTCTTGCTCTCATGCAGAAACGCCTTGCTGACTACCTACGACTCCTCATTACTAGGAAAGACCTGCTCAG TGATTTCTATGAAAATTCAGCTCTGatgctggaggaagagggggcAGTAATCGTGGGTCTGCTGGTGGGTTTAAACGTCATCGATGCTAATCTGTGTGTCAAGGGCGAGGACCTAGACTCTCAG GTTGGGGTGATTGACTTCTCACTGTACTTAAAGAATGACATTGATGACTACAGAAGTGAGGAGAG GAACAGCCAGATTGCATCTATTTTGGATCAGAAAAACTATGTAGAAGAGCTGAACCGCCAGCTTAA tTCCACAGTCCATGGTCTTCAGGGCAGAGTGGATTCTCTTGAAAAGTCCAACTCTAAACTCATAGAAGAG TTAGCTATTGCCAAGAACAACATCATCAAACTACAGGAAGAAAACCAGCATCTGAGGAGTGAAAACAGTCTCATTCTGCTGAAGACACAGCAACAATTCGAG GTGACCCAGGGGGATGTGTTGGTGGAGAGGGACACATATAAACAGTCCCGTCAAGGTTTGGATGAGATGTACAATGAAGCTCGAAGGCAGTTAAAGGAGGAATGTCAGCTCAGACAG GATGTGGAGAATGAATTAGTTGCTCAGGTGTCgatgaaacaggaaatggagctgGCGATGAAACTTCTTGAGAAAGATATTCATGAAAAACAG GACACACTGATTGGACTCAGGCATCAGCTGGATGAAGTCAAAGCCATCAATGTTGAAATGTACCAGAAGATGCAG GCATCTGATgatgagatgaagaagaagaacgaTATGATCGGCCGCTTGGAGGAGAAGACCAATCAGATCACCGCCACCATGAAGCAACTGGAGCAAAG ATTACAGGAAGCAGAGAGACGCCGCACCTCAGCTGAGGAAGGAACTAGACGCTTCAAGCTGGACTTTGCCAACAAGGCTGAGAGCCTGCAGTGGCAGattgaaaacaaggaaaagcagCT gcagcagctggaggtggacCTAAAGATCGAGAGGCAGTGGAGGCAGACGTTACAAGATGATctggacagagagaaagacacgGTGGCTCAGCTCAGCACGGAGGCCATGCAGATCAGTGCTCTGAAGAAG GAGTTCCATCGACTCCAGGAAGAAAACTTTCAGTTGAAGACAATCTGTGAGGACCAAGAACAAGCGCTGGAAGAACTGGGATCCAAATTGAGCGA ATCAAAGATGAAAATTGAGGATATTAAAGAAGCCAACAAAGCTCTTCAG GGGGGTCAGGTTTGGTTAAAGGACAAAGAAGCCAGTCAATGCAAGCTGTGTGAGAAGGAGTTCTCCATCTCCAGAAGAAAG CACCATTGTCGGAACTGCGGAGAGATTTTCTGCAACAGCTGCTCAGATAATGAGCTGCCTCTGCCCGCTTCACCAAAACCGGTCAGAGTCT
- the rufy2 gene encoding RUN and FYVE domain-containing protein 2 isoform X1 — protein sequence MASSADHDLVLSEADSSKEKGQLFGILRLQEEKTGSGDKSNSTARGGGGGGGGGGGGDGRWQAPIFALARKASETISGSIHVLPKVSEHRTSLPGEWAVQALRDPMTMERANLLNMAKLSIKGLIESALSFGRTLDSDYPPLQQFFVVMEHCLKHGLKVKKSFLGFNKSLWGPLELVEKLCPEAAEISASVRDLPGLKTPLGRARAWLRLALMQKRLADYLRLLITRKDLLSDFYENSALMLEEEGAVIVGLLVGLNVIDANLCVKGEDLDSQVGVIDFSLYLKNDIDDYRSEERNSQIASILDQKNYVEELNRQLNSTVHGLQGRVDSLEKSNSKLIEELAIAKNNIIKLQEENQHLRSENSLILLKTQQQFEVTQGDVLVERDTYKQSRQGLDEMYNEARRQLKEECQLRQDVENELVAQVSMKQEMELAMKLLEKDIHEKQDTLIGLRHQLDEVKAINVEMYQKMQASDDEMKKKNDMIGRLEEKTNQITATMKQLEQRLQEAERRRTSAEEGTRRFKLDFANKAESLQWQIENKEKQLQQLEVDLKIERQWRQTLQDDLDREKDTVAQLSTEAMQISALKKEFHRLQEENFQLKTICEDQEQALEELGSKLSESKMKIEDIKEANKALQGGQVWLKDKEASQCKLCEKEFSISRRKHHCRNCGEIFCNSCSDNELPLPASPKPVRVCDTCHALLLQRCSSNAT from the exons ATGGCATCGTCCGCAGACCACGACCTGGTCCTGTCTGAAGCGGACAGCAGCAAGGAGAAAGGTCAGCTGTTTGGGATTTtaaggctgcaggaggaaaaaacaggatCTGGGGATAAATCAAACAgcacagcaagaggaggaggcggcggtggtggtggtggaggaggaggagacggccGATGGCAAGCTCCGATCTTTGCTTTGGCCAGGAAAGCATCCGAGACCATTTCGGGCAGCATTCACGTCCTTCCCAAAGTGTCGGAACATAGGACGTCTCTGCCCGGGGAATGGGCCGTCCAAG CCCTGCGAGACCCCATGACGATGGAGAGGGCCAACCTGCTTAACATGGCAAAGTTGAGTATCAAAGGGTTGATCGAGTCGGCTCTGAGCTTTGGACGAACTCTAGACTCAGACTACCCACCCCTCCAGCAGTTCTTTGTAGTTATGGAGCACTGCCTCAAACATGGCCTCAAAG TAAAGAAGTCTTTTCTGGGTTTTAATAAGTCTCTGTGGGGTCCTCTGGAACTGGTGGAGAAACTGTGTCCTGAAGCAGCGGAGATATCGGCGTCTGTCCGAGATCTGCCTGGACTCAA gaCTCCTTTAGGCAGAGCAAGAGCCTGGTTGCGTCTTGCTCTCATGCAGAAACGCCTTGCTGACTACCTACGACTCCTCATTACTAGGAAAGACCTGCTCAG TGATTTCTATGAAAATTCAGCTCTGatgctggaggaagagggggcAGTAATCGTGGGTCTGCTGGTGGGTTTAAACGTCATCGATGCTAATCTGTGTGTCAAGGGCGAGGACCTAGACTCTCAG GTTGGGGTGATTGACTTCTCACTGTACTTAAAGAATGACATTGATGACTACAGAAGTGAGGAGAG GAACAGCCAGATTGCATCTATTTTGGATCAGAAAAACTATGTAGAAGAGCTGAACCGCCAGCTTAA tTCCACAGTCCATGGTCTTCAGGGCAGAGTGGATTCTCTTGAAAAGTCCAACTCTAAACTCATAGAAGAG TTAGCTATTGCCAAGAACAACATCATCAAACTACAGGAAGAAAACCAGCATCTGAGGAGTGAAAACAGTCTCATTCTGCTGAAGACACAGCAACAATTCGAG GTGACCCAGGGGGATGTGTTGGTGGAGAGGGACACATATAAACAGTCCCGTCAAGGTTTGGATGAGATGTACAATGAAGCTCGAAGGCAGTTAAAGGAGGAATGTCAGCTCAGACAG GATGTGGAGAATGAATTAGTTGCTCAGGTGTCgatgaaacaggaaatggagctgGCGATGAAACTTCTTGAGAAAGATATTCATGAAAAACAG GACACACTGATTGGACTCAGGCATCAGCTGGATGAAGTCAAAGCCATCAATGTTGAAATGTACCAGAAGATGCAG GCATCTGATgatgagatgaagaagaagaacgaTATGATCGGCCGCTTGGAGGAGAAGACCAATCAGATCACCGCCACCATGAAGCAACTGGAGCAAAG ATTACAGGAAGCAGAGAGACGCCGCACCTCAGCTGAGGAAGGAACTAGACGCTTCAAGCTGGACTTTGCCAACAAGGCTGAGAGCCTGCAGTGGCAGattgaaaacaaggaaaagcagCT gcagcagctggaggtggacCTAAAGATCGAGAGGCAGTGGAGGCAGACGTTACAAGATGATctggacagagagaaagacacgGTGGCTCAGCTCAGCACGGAGGCCATGCAGATCAGTGCTCTGAAGAAG GAGTTCCATCGACTCCAGGAAGAAAACTTTCAGTTGAAGACAATCTGTGAGGACCAAGAACAAGCGCTGGAAGAACTGGGATCCAAATTGAGCGA ATCAAAGATGAAAATTGAGGATATTAAAGAAGCCAACAAAGCTCTTCAG GGGGGTCAGGTTTGGTTAAAGGACAAAGAAGCCAGTCAATGCAAGCTGTGTGAGAAGGAGTTCTCCATCTCCAGAAGAAAG CACCATTGTCGGAACTGCGGAGAGATTTTCTGCAACAGCTGCTCAGATAATGAGCTGCCTCTGCCCGCTTCACCAAAACCGGTCAGAGTCT